The region TCCGGGCAACACCCACATCCTCAACATGATCGACACCCCCGGGCACGTGGACTTCACGTACGAGGTGTCCCGGTCGCTGGCAGCCTGCGAGGGGACCGTCCTCCTCGTCGACGCCGCCCAGGGCATCGAGGCGCAGACCCTCGCCAACCTCTACCTGGCGATGGAGAACGACCTCAAGATCATCCCCGTACTCAACAAGATCGACCTGCCGGCCGCCCAGCCGGAGAAGTTCTCCGAGGAGCTCGCCAACCTCATCGGCTGCGACCCCGAGGACGTACTGAGGGTCTCCGCCAAGACCGGTGTCGGCGTCGAGGCGCTGCTCGACAAGGTCGTCGCCGAGATCCCCGCTCCGGTGGGCGTTCAGGACGCGCCCGCGCGCGCCATGATCTTCGACTCCGTGTACGACTCCTACCGGGGCGTCGTGACGTACGTACGAGTCATCGACGGGCAGCTCAACAAGCGTGAGCGGATCCGGATGATGTCCACGGGGGCTACGCACGAGCTTCTGGAGATCGGGACCAATTCGCCCGAGATGCTGCCCGCGGACGGGCTTGGCGTCGGCGAGGTGGGCTACCTCATCACCGGTGTGAAGGACGTCCGGCAGTCCAAGGTCGGTGACACCATCACCACCCTCAACAAGGGGGCGACCGAGGCGCTCGGCGGGTACAAGGACCCCAAGCCCATGGTCTTCTCCGGGCTCTATCCGCTGGACGGGTCCGACTACCCCGAGCTGCGCGACGCCCTCGACAAGCTGCAGCTCAACGACGCCGCGCTCGTCTACGAGCCGGAGACCTCCGCCGCGCTCGGCTTCGGTTTCCGCGTCGGTTTCCTCGGGCTGCTGCACCTCGACGTGATCCGGGAGCGGCTGGAGCGCGAGTTCGGGCTCGATCTCATCGCCACCGCGCCCAACGTGGTCTACCGCGTCCTCATGGAGGACGGGTCGGAGCACGTGGTCACCAACCCGAGCGAGTTCCCCGAGGGGAAGATCAGTGAGGTGTACGAGCCCGTCGTGCGCGCCACGATCCTCGCGCCCTCCGAGTTCATCGGCTCGATCATGGAGCTGTGCCAGACCCGGCGCGGCACCCTGCTCGGCATGGACTACCTGTCCGAGGACCGGGTCGAGATCCGGTACACGCTGCCGCTCGCCGAGATCGTCTTCGACTTCTTCGACCAGTTGAAGTCGAAGACCCGGGGTTACGCCTCGCTCGACTACGAGCCCACCGGCGAGCAGACCTCCAGCCTGGTCAAGGTCGACATCCTGCTGCACGGCGACAAGGTGGACGCGTTCTCGGCGATCACCCACAAGGACGCGGCGTACGCGTACGGTGTGCGGCTCGTCGCGAAGCTGCGCGAGCTGATCCCGAGGCAGGCCTTCGAGGTGCCCATCCAGGCCGCCATCGGCTCGCGCGTCATCGCGCGCGAGACCATCCGCGCCATCCGCAAGGACGTCCTCGCCAAGTGCTACGGCGGTGACATCTCCCGTAAGCGGAAGCTGCTGGAGAAGCAGAAGGAAGGCAAGAAGCGGATGAAGATGGTGGGCTCTGTGGAGGTTCCGCAAGAGGCCTTCATCGCCGTGCTGTCCAGCGACGACAGCGGTGGTTCGGCGAAGGGCAAGAAGTAGCCACCTGTTACCCCCAGAAACTCGGGCACAATGCGGGCTCGTCGCGCCTCGGCGCGGCGAGCCCGTACGCGTGCGTAGGGTCGCTCTCTGTAGGAAATGACAGTCCGCCGCCTCTTACGCACTGGCCGGACGCGCCTTACTCTGATCTCTGCTCGATGGTTACTCGCGAGTTAAACAACAGCCGAACCAGCCAGCCGCACAGCAACAGTCAGCAGTCGGTCGAGCCAGACGCACGCACTGTCGCGGGCCCCGGAGGATGTCGTGAGCGACACACAGACCCTGATCGAGAACCGTCCGCCGTCCGTGGCGGCCCTCTTCCTGGAGCGCGTGGCGGCTACGCCGAACGCCGAGGCCTACCGCTACCCGGTCCACCCCGCCTCAGGTGAGGGCTCGGACGAGTGGAAGGCGCTGAGCTGGGCGCAGGCCGCCGAGCGGGTTTACGCCGTCGCGGCCGGACTGATCGAACTGGGCGTACAGCCGGAACAGCGCGTCGCGCTCGCCTCCTCCACCCGGGTCGAGTGGATCCTCGCCGACCTCGGCATCATGTGCGCGGGCGCGGCCACGACGACGATCTACCCGCAGACGAACGCCGAGGAGTCGGCGTTCATCCTCTCCGACTCCGACAGCAAGGTCCTGATCGCGGAGGACGCGGCCCAGCTCGCCAAGGCGCGGGAGAAGCGTGCCGAGCTGCCCGAACTCACCCACATCGTCGTCATCGACCCGGCGGGCGTCGAGACCGGCGACGGGGTGCTCACCCTCGCCGAACTGGAGACGCGCGGTGCCGCGTACCTGGAGAAGAACCCCGAACTGATCAAGGAGCGCGTCGGCGCGATCACCGCCGACCAGCTCGCCACCCTCATCTACACCTCGGGTACCACCGGCCGCCCCAAGGGCGTGCGCCTCCCGCACGACAACTGGTCGTACATGGCGAAGGCCATCGCCTCGACCGGGCTGCTCGGCCCCGACGACGTGCAGTACCTGTGGCTGCCGCTCGCCCACGTCTTCGGCAAGGTGCTCACCTCCGGCCAGATCGAGGTCGGGCACGTGACCGCCGTCGACGGTCGCGTCGACAAGATCATCGAGAATCTGCCGGTCGTGCAGCCGACGTACATGGCGGCCGTCCCGCGCATCTTCGAGAAGGTCTACAACGGGGTCGCGGCCAAGGCACGGGCCGGCGGCGGCGCCAAGTACAAGATCTTCCAGTGGGCCGCCGAGGTCTCCCGCGAGTACGCGAAGGCCAGCCAGGACAACTTCCGCCGCACCGGCACAGCCGCCGTGCCCTTCGGGCTGGGCGCCAAGCACAAGGTCGCGGACGCGCTCGTCTTCGCCAAGATCCGTGAGGCCTTCGGCGGCCGGCTGCGCGCCTGCGTCTCCGGCTCCGCCGCGCTCGCCCCCGAGATCGGCTACTTCTTCGCGGGCGCCGGTATCCACATTCTCGAGGGGTACGGCCTCACGGAGTCCTCCGCCGCCTCCTTCGTGAACCCCGGCGAGGCGTACCGCACCGGCACGGTCGGCAAGCCGTTGCCGGGCACGGAGGTGCGCATCGCGGACGACGGCGAGATCCTGCTGCGCAGCCCCGGCATCATGGAGGGCTACCACGGGCTGCCCGAGAAGACCGCCGAGGTGCTGGAGGCGGACGGCTGGTTCCACACCGGAGACATCGGTGAGCTGTCGCCCGACGGGTACCTGCGCATCACCGACCGCAAGAAGGACCTCATCAAGACGTCCGGCGGCAAGTACATCGCGCCCGCCGAGGTCGAGGGCCAGTTCAAGGCCGTCTGCCCCTACGTCTCCAACATCCTCGTGCACGGCGCCGACCGGAACTTCTGCACCGCCCTCATCGCCCTGGACGAACCGTCCATCCTGGAGTGGGCGAAGGAGAACGGGCTGGAGGGCAAGTCGTACGCCGAGGTCGTCGCGGCCCCTGCCACGGTCGCTCTCGTCGAGGGGTACGTCAAGGAACTCAACGAGGGGCTCCAGCGGTGGCAGACCATCAAGAAGTTCCGGTTGCTGCCGCGGGATCTCGATGTGGAGCACGGGGAGATCACGCCGAGTCTGAAGTTGAAGCGGCCGGTTGTGGAGCGGGAGTACAAGGGGCTCATTGAGGAGATGTACGCGGGTTCTCGGGAAGCGTGAGGCTGTTCGTTGTCGGCTGCGGGTGTGTGGGGGCTGGTCGCGCCCACGCGGCGGAGCCGCATATGTCGCGGCCCCGCGCCCCTAAAGGGCGCGGTTGCCGCTCAGCCCTGCCACCAGGCTCTGCAGTTCTCGGACCTGCCTCCGTAGGTCGGAAAGGTCCGGGGGGTCCTCGGACGACAAGCGCTTCTCCAAGGCCGCAAGCCGCGTGCTGATCTGGGCCGCGTGGGTGTGTTCCTGGGTCAGTAGGCGTTCCAGCTGCTGGTTCTTGCGGTGGAGGTCCAGGAAGACCGTGACCTTGGCGCGCAGGACCCAGGGGTCGAAGGGCTTGGTCAGGTAGTCGGCGGCGCCGGTGGCGTAGCCGCGGAAGGCGTAGCCCGCGTCGGCGTCGGTGCCGGTCAGGAAGATGATCGGGACGTCCTTGGTCTGGTCGAGCCGCTTGATGTTGGCGGCGGTCTCGAAGCCGTCCATGCCGGGCATGCGGATGTCGAGGAGGACGACGGCGAAGCGTTGCCTGAGCAGCGCCTTCATCGCCTCCTCGCCCGAACGCGCACGTACGAGCGGCTCGTTGAGGGACCCCAGGACGGCCTCCAGCGCGATCAGGTTGTCCTCCATGTCGTCGACCAGGAGGATGCTGGCGCGCTCGTAGGTCGTTTCCTCAGCGCTCATGGTGACTGTCCTCATTCGGTCGTCGGCGGGGCCGCGGCCTCCTCGGACGATGTGCTCGGCCCCGGAACAACGGATCCTTCGGAGTCGTCCTGCTCCGCGTCGTGCACGCTCTCCGGGTCGAGGAGGGCGCAGACGACCGTGAGCAGCTGATCGACGTCCACCGGCTTGGGTACGTAGTCGTTGGCACCGCGCGCGATGGACTTCTCGCGGTCTCCCGGCATCGCCTTCGCGGTGAGGGCGACGATCGGCAGGCCCGTCCAGCGGGGGGTGCGGCGGATGGCGGAGATCGTCTCGTAGCCGTCCATCTCCGGCATCATGATGTCCATCAGGACGAGTTGCACGTCGGGGTTGCGCTCCAGGGTCTCGATGCCCTCGCGGCCGTTCTCCGCGTACAGGACGGGCATGCCTACGCGGCCCAGGACATGAGTGAGCGCGAAGACGTTGCGGATGTCGTCGTCCACGATCAGCACCCGCCGCCCCGGCAGGACCTGACCCGCCCGGCCGGCCTTCCACGCCTCCAGCTTGGTCGGGGTGGGCCAGGAGTCGTCGGTGTCGTGGGAGGTGTACGGCTCGGTGGACAGCTGCTCGGGCACGAGCGGCCGGTCGTCCTCCGAGGCGGGGCCGGTCGCCGTGTGGCCGGGGCTGATGACAGGGACGTACAGCGTGAAGGTGGAGCCCTTGCCGGGGGCGCTCTCCGCGATGATGCGGCCGCCGAGGAGCCCCGAGATCTCCCGGCTGATGGACAGGCCGAGGCCGGTGCCGCCGTACTTGCGGTTGGTGGTGCCGTCGGCCTGCTGGAACGCCTCGAAGATCACCGGGAGTTTCTCCGCGGCGATTCCGATGCCGGTGTCGGAGACGGCGAAGGCGATCACGTCGTCGCTGTTCTCCCGGGTGAAGGCGTGCTCAGGGTCCTTGAGGCGGTTGACGCGCAGTTCGACCCGGCCGGTCGCGGTGAACTTGATCGCGTTGGAGAGCAGGTTGCGCAGGATCTGCTGAAGCCGCTGCTCGTCCGAGTACATCTCCCGCGGTACGTCCTCCCCGACCGTCACCTCGAAGGCGAGACCCCGGTCGAGGGTGAGCGGGCGGAACGTGGCGTGGACGTAGTCGAGGAGTTTGATCAGGGGGAGCTTCTTCGGGCGTACGTCCATACGGCCCGCCTCGATCTTCGACAGGTCGAGGATGTCGTTGATGAGCTGGAGGAGGTCCGATCCCGAGCGGTGGATGGTCGTCGCGAACTGCACCTCCTGGTCCGAGAGATGGCCGTCCGGGTTGTCCGACAGCAGCCGGGCCAGGATCAGCAGCGAGTTCAGCGGGGTGCGCAGCTCGTGCGACATGTTCGCCAGGAACTCCGACTTGTACTGCGAGCTCGTCGCCAGGAGCGCCGCCTTTTCCTCCAGTTCGGCGTTCGAGCGTTGCAGCTCCGCCTGCTGCGACTGGAGTTCGTCCGAGCGGTCCTGGAGCTGGATGGCGAGACGCTGGGACTCGCCGAGCAGGGACTCCGTACGGGAGTTGGCGATGATCGTGTTGATGGCCACGCCGATGGTGTTCACGAACTGGTCGAAGAAGGCCAGATGGACGTCGGAGAAGCGGGAGAAGGAGGCGAGCTCGATCACGCCGAGGAGTTTGTCCTCGAAGAGGATCGGGATGATGACGACGCTGGCGGGGGCGGCTTCCCCCAGGCCACTGTTGATCTTGATGTAGTCCGGCGGGGCCTCCTCGACGAGGATCCGCTTCTTCTCGCGGGCCGCCTGCCGGACCAGGCCGTGCACCGGCATGCCGCCCGTGTCGACCGTGGCGCCCTGCGCCGAGCCGTATCCGGCGATGAAGGCGAGTCCCTTGGCGGGGACGGCGGTGTGGAGGGAGGTCCCGTCCTCCTCCGGGTCGGCCAGGAAGAAGGCGCCGTACTGCGCGTTCACCAGCGGGGTCAGCTCGCGCAGGATCAGGTCGGCGACCTCCATCAGGTCGCGGTGTCCCTGCATCAGCGCGGCGAGGCGGGCGAGGTTCGACTCCAGCCAGTCCTTCGCGCGGGTCGTCTCGCGGAGGTTGGCCACCATCAGGTTGATGTTGTCC is a window of Streptomyces mirabilis DNA encoding:
- a CDS encoding HAMP domain-containing protein — encoded protein: MTAARDGDFTKVPETGHGLVADLTATFNQIIDRSTHFNTEVQRVRRELVRHGRLDERLSASPGQGSWTTRVNDVNQLLDALVAPAANATRVLDAVAGGDLTQRVDLHDGNRQLRGDLRRLGRAVNKMVDQLSLFTGEVTRVAREVGTEGRLGGRAKVQGLSGSWRDVTEAVNTMASRLTAQVRDIALVTTAVARGDLTRTVTVEATGELLELKLTVNTMVDQLSAFADEVTRVAREVGTEGQLGGRAQVRGVSGVWKDLTDNVNFMASNLTSQVRNIAQVTTAVANGDLSQKITVDAKGEILELKSTINTMVDQLSAFADEVTRVAREVGTEGNLGGRAQVRGVSGVWKDLTDNVNFMADNLTSQVRNIALVSTAVAQGDLGKKITVEAKGEILELKSTINTMVDQLSAFADEVTRVAREVGTEGNLGGQAQVRGVSGVWKDLTDNVNFMALNLTSQVRNIAQVTTAVANGDLSKKITVDARGEILELKDTVNTMVEQLRAFADEVTRVAREVGTDGRLGGRAQVLGVSGVWRDLTDNVNYMADNLTSQVRNIAQVATAVAQGDLSKKIDVDARGEILELKTTINTMVDTLSSFSSEVTRVAREVGSEGQLGGQARVEGVYGTWKRLTTNVNELASNLTTQVRAIAEVASAVAQGDMSRSITVETQGEVAELKDNINLMVANLRETTRAKDWLESNLARLAALMQGHRDLMEVADLILRELTPLVNAQYGAFFLADPEEDGTSLHTAVPAKGLAFIAGYGSAQGATVDTGGMPVHGLVRQAAREKKRILVEEAPPDYIKINSGLGEAAPASVVIIPILFEDKLLGVIELASFSRFSDVHLAFFDQFVNTIGVAINTIIANSRTESLLGESQRLAIQLQDRSDELQSQQAELQRSNAELEEKAALLATSSQYKSEFLANMSHELRTPLNSLLILARLLSDNPDGHLSDQEVQFATTIHRSGSDLLQLINDILDLSKIEAGRMDVRPKKLPLIKLLDYVHATFRPLTLDRGLAFEVTVGEDVPREMYSDEQRLQQILRNLLSNAIKFTATGRVELRVNRLKDPEHAFTRENSDDVIAFAVSDTGIGIAAEKLPVIFEAFQQADGTTNRKYGGTGLGLSISREISGLLGGRIIAESAPGKGSTFTLYVPVISPGHTATGPASEDDRPLVPEQLSTEPYTSHDTDDSWPTPTKLEAWKAGRAGQVLPGRRVLIVDDDIRNVFALTHVLGRVGMPVLYAENGREGIETLERNPDVQLVLMDIMMPEMDGYETISAIRRTPRWTGLPIVALTAKAMPGDREKSIARGANDYVPKPVDVDQLLTVVCALLDPESVHDAEQDDSEGSVVPGPSTSSEEAAAPPTTE
- the lepA gene encoding translation elongation factor 4 is translated as MPATPNNVPEPSRTAPALIRNFCIIAHIDHGKSTLADRMLQLTGVVEQRQMRAQYLDRMDIERERGITIKSQAVRLPWAPTEDPGNTHILNMIDTPGHVDFTYEVSRSLAACEGTVLLVDAAQGIEAQTLANLYLAMENDLKIIPVLNKIDLPAAQPEKFSEELANLIGCDPEDVLRVSAKTGVGVEALLDKVVAEIPAPVGVQDAPARAMIFDSVYDSYRGVVTYVRVIDGQLNKRERIRMMSTGATHELLEIGTNSPEMLPADGLGVGEVGYLITGVKDVRQSKVGDTITTLNKGATEALGGYKDPKPMVFSGLYPLDGSDYPELRDALDKLQLNDAALVYEPETSAALGFGFRVGFLGLLHLDVIRERLEREFGLDLIATAPNVVYRVLMEDGSEHVVTNPSEFPEGKISEVYEPVVRATILAPSEFIGSIMELCQTRRGTLLGMDYLSEDRVEIRYTLPLAEIVFDFFDQLKSKTRGYASLDYEPTGEQTSSLVKVDILLHGDKVDAFSAITHKDAAYAYGVRLVAKLRELIPRQAFEVPIQAAIGSRVIARETIRAIRKDVLAKCYGGDISRKRKLLEKQKEGKKRMKMVGSVEVPQEAFIAVLSSDDSGGSAKGKK
- a CDS encoding response regulator — its product is MSAEETTYERASILLVDDMEDNLIALEAVLGSLNEPLVRARSGEEAMKALLRQRFAVVLLDIRMPGMDGFETAANIKRLDQTKDVPIIFLTGTDADAGYAFRGYATGAADYLTKPFDPWVLRAKVTVFLDLHRKNQQLERLLTQEHTHAAQISTRLAALEKRLSSEDPPDLSDLRRQVRELQSLVAGLSGNRAL
- a CDS encoding AMP-dependent synthetase/ligase translates to MSDTQTLIENRPPSVAALFLERVAATPNAEAYRYPVHPASGEGSDEWKALSWAQAAERVYAVAAGLIELGVQPEQRVALASSTRVEWILADLGIMCAGAATTTIYPQTNAEESAFILSDSDSKVLIAEDAAQLAKAREKRAELPELTHIVVIDPAGVETGDGVLTLAELETRGAAYLEKNPELIKERVGAITADQLATLIYTSGTTGRPKGVRLPHDNWSYMAKAIASTGLLGPDDVQYLWLPLAHVFGKVLTSGQIEVGHVTAVDGRVDKIIENLPVVQPTYMAAVPRIFEKVYNGVAAKARAGGGAKYKIFQWAAEVSREYAKASQDNFRRTGTAAVPFGLGAKHKVADALVFAKIREAFGGRLRACVSGSAALAPEIGYFFAGAGIHILEGYGLTESSAASFVNPGEAYRTGTVGKPLPGTEVRIADDGEILLRSPGIMEGYHGLPEKTAEVLEADGWFHTGDIGELSPDGYLRITDRKKDLIKTSGGKYIAPAEVEGQFKAVCPYVSNILVHGADRNFCTALIALDEPSILEWAKENGLEGKSYAEVVAAPATVALVEGYVKELNEGLQRWQTIKKFRLLPRDLDVEHGEITPSLKLKRPVVEREYKGLIEEMYAGSREA